A stretch of Oncorhynchus mykiss isolate Arlee chromosome 12, USDA_OmykA_1.1, whole genome shotgun sequence DNA encodes these proteins:
- the tnfsf18 gene encoding tumor necrosis factor ligand superfamily member 18 isoform X1 yields MMPQQSMDRCEVSENCHHHSPGVQGSQRRLVSGLLLWVGLLTVSHVVCITLLVITRPHALPLPEIVSAPKPTADSSLSIPLEPQRVPWQMITFEPTGIDDNDVSVERSGIKWKTQSKANNFVSLKGGSLTINQDGCYFLYLQVTLETPEVSGQHIVRVNKPNQVLLEVRMTNTSLSTGFLGRAVDLAASDTLTVTVSPGARINTTYTATYLGIIGPK; encoded by the exons ATGATGCCGCAGCAGTCAATGGATCGCTGTGAGGTTTCAGAGAACTGCCACCATCATAGCCCGGGGGTCCAGGGGAGCCAGCGGCGCCTGGTCAGTGGACTCCTTCTCTGGGTCGGTCTCCTCACCGTCAGCCATGTGGTCTGCATCACCCTACTCGTCATCACCAGGCCACACGCACTG cCTCTGCCAGAAATAGTTTCAGCTCCAAAACCCACAGCAGACTCATCTCTG AGCATACCCCTGGAGCCACAAAGAGTGCCATGGCAAATGATCACCTTTGAACCCACAGGTATAGATG ATAATGATGTCTCGGTGGAGAGAAGTGGGATCAAGTGGAAGACGCAGTCCAAGGCAAATAATTTTGTCTCCCTAAAGGGCGGATCCCTGACCATCAACCAGGATGGTTGTTACTTCCTGTATCTTCAGGTTACTCTGGAGACACCAGAGGTGTCTGGACAGCACATAGTGAGAGTGAACAAGCCCAACCAAGTCCTGCTGGAAGTAAGGATGACCAACACCTCCCTCAGCACAGGGTTCCTGGGCAGGGCTGTGGATCTAGCAGCCTCTGACACCCTCACAGTCACTGTCTCCCCTGGTGCCAGGATCAACACCACCTACACCGCCACATACCTGGGCATCATAGGTCCAAAATGA
- the tnfsf18 gene encoding tumor necrosis factor ligand superfamily member 18 isoform X2 encodes MMPQQSMDRCEVSENCHHHSPGVQGSQRRLVSGLLLWVGLLTVSHVVCITLLVITRPHALPLPEIVSAPKPTADSSLSIPLEPQRVPWQMITFEPTDNDVSVERSGIKWKTQSKANNFVSLKGGSLTINQDGCYFLYLQVTLETPEVSGQHIVRVNKPNQVLLEVRMTNTSLSTGFLGRAVDLAASDTLTVTVSPGARINTTYTATYLGIIGPK; translated from the exons ATGATGCCGCAGCAGTCAATGGATCGCTGTGAGGTTTCAGAGAACTGCCACCATCATAGCCCGGGGGTCCAGGGGAGCCAGCGGCGCCTGGTCAGTGGACTCCTTCTCTGGGTCGGTCTCCTCACCGTCAGCCATGTGGTCTGCATCACCCTACTCGTCATCACCAGGCCACACGCACTG cCTCTGCCAGAAATAGTTTCAGCTCCAAAACCCACAGCAGACTCATCTCTG AGCATACCCCTGGAGCCACAAAGAGTGCCATGGCAAATGATCACCTTTGAACCCACAG ATAATGATGTCTCGGTGGAGAGAAGTGGGATCAAGTGGAAGACGCAGTCCAAGGCAAATAATTTTGTCTCCCTAAAGGGCGGATCCCTGACCATCAACCAGGATGGTTGTTACTTCCTGTATCTTCAGGTTACTCTGGAGACACCAGAGGTGTCTGGACAGCACATAGTGAGAGTGAACAAGCCCAACCAAGTCCTGCTGGAAGTAAGGATGACCAACACCTCCCTCAGCACAGGGTTCCTGGGCAGGGCTGTGGATCTAGCAGCCTCTGACACCCTCACAGTCACTGTCTCCCCTGGTGCCAGGATCAACACCACCTACACCGCCACATACCTGGGCATCATAGGTCCAAAATGA